tctccctctcctggttCCCGACATGCTGCTCTGTTCCCTTGCTCACTCAGATCTTCTGCTACTCTCTCAAAGCAGGGTCTAGGAAGTCGCTCAACTTAGACTCAtatgcctttctttctttgtctctagtTTCCAGGGACATTTATGCCCCCAGCACCGATTACTGCTCCAGTTGTGAGCCTCACCCCTGAGCCACAAGGAGTCCTTTCTTCACAGCCTTCTGTCCTTGTTGGGGGCCATGCTCCTCCGGGAGCACCAGGAGAACTCAGCCTGCAGGTGACAGGAGCAGCATGTTCCCCTCCTCTTGGAAACTCACCGACTTTCCTTGAGTGTAGAAAAACAGGGAGCATGGTGGCTGGGCCTCATTCCTCAAGGGGGGGAAGGCAGATTCTGCACTGGGGAACGGGTGTGGGCAGGTGCCAAATGTCCTTACTGCAGAGAAGAGGGGATACCCCACTCCCCAGCTGTGCTCTGCTTGAGTGGGAGCAGTGTGACATTGACTCACTGAGGACTAGTCCATAGGGCAGCTATGAGAAGGTCAGCTTACCCGTCTATCCTGTCTCCCTGCTCCTTCCTTAGCAACTTCAGCAGTGGCCTCCtgagaaggtgggaaggaaggagctgCCTCCAGAGCATCAGTCCCTGAAGACCAGCTTTGAGAAGCTTCTACAGTGCTGCTCCCTGTCTGCCACTGATTTAGTAAGTCTGAGCCTTCCCCATGATGTCCTCCTCACACCATTAGCTTGTTCCCCAGACTCCTGAGCTGTAGATCAATTCCTTTTTTGACTCTTTTCTCATGGTCTCTGGGCCTGCTGTTTGCATCTTATACTTATTTGGGGGCAAGGAGGGGCTTATCTGGTCTGAGCCTAGCTAGCCGGTATCAGGGCCCCAGCAACATTGAGGCTTACCTCTTAGAAAGGCAGTACGGGGCACTGGAGGGAGGGTGAAACTAGGAGTCAGGAGACCTGCTGTTCATGCACCGGCTGTGTCAACTTAAGCAAGTCACTTATCCTCTTTGGGCCTTCATTTCCTCTCCTGTGAAATGAAAGCAATAGCATTAAGTGGTTCCAGCTCTGATACACTGATTCTTTATAGTCCCGTGTAGTGTTAGTTTTAGGGGTTGGAGTCAGAATCCATTTTCCTCCCTGCAGAAAACAAAACGGAAGCTGGATAATGCAGCCCAACGTCTAGAATGTCTATATGATAAGCTCTGCCAGGGCACAGTAAGTACACTTAGTGGTactcctctgccccctgccctccaccatCACCATGGCCAAAGGGACCCCAGTGTCCTCTCCCATAGGTCTCACCGACCTGGTTCCCcacaaaatacatacatacacattttgcCCAGACTGGGCTCCAGAACTCAAATCATCTCTTACCCTTCCATGCTCCCAGGGTAGGggctgggttgggctccctgacCTAAGCGTGCGTCCCTCCACAGCTCTCGCCTCATGTCCTGGCTGGGCTCCATGAGGTTGCCCGATGTGTGGACGCAGGAAACTTTGAGCAGGGCCTTGCGGTGCATGCCCAGGTGGTGGGCTGCAGCAGCTTCAGCGAGGTCTCCAGCTTCATGCTTGTCCTGAAGTCTGTCCTCAGCATTGCTCATAAGTTGCACGTGTAAACCAGGCAGCCTCTcttgtgaggagcctacttctgctGTTACTTAACTCCTCCCTGCAGAAAAGGGGGAATTTTGGAATAGATTTTttgtttcccccacccctcttccCTTGTTGCCAGGTATATGATGCTATGGGCTTGCCTCTAAACTAGCAGAGTGCCTGCTTTCCACCCCTTTATGCCTGGCTTTCTAGAATCTGCCCAAGACTCTTTCAGCCTCTGAGGCAGAGCACAGAGTTGGCTCTTCACTTGCCTTGATGCTGTACTCTGATAGGACCCAGGACAGTTCGTCTTCTCTCCTAGGGATATTCTGTTTTAAGTGGCTTCTGAGGTGAGCAGGATCAGTACCTCCAAGTCTACCTCTGCTGTACCCATCTTGTgggacttttgttttttcccttctctgggtTATGAGCCTGACCTTACCTTCTTGGCTCTGACTTCATATTTCCAGGTCCTTTATACTCTGGGCCCCAGAGGCTGGGGTAGAGTAAACTCTTGTTCATTTTTTGAACAAGTCAAGGTTATGAGGGGTTGGTGCTGAGCAGAACCAAAAGGAGGAAATTTGGCCTTTTACAAGGACCTTCTCTTCTACCAGTATTGTAAGGGTGGGCTAGGTTAGGTGGAATATAGAAAGGATGCACTGCCTTTTGCTGGGAGCTGTCCTAGGCTGTGAAACAGGAGCAGAGGGACCACTGCCTGCAGGGAATGGTCCTGACTTGACCTGTCTGGGCCCTGGCCCAAGGCCCTCAACCATTCATTCTGTGATCATAAGCCCAGTTCTGGAATTGGAGCCATATTAACAAAAGACTTTTCTAGCACTGCTCCTCAAGGGTTGGAGGCCCTTCTCCTCAGCCCCTACATGTCTCAGGGCTGCCTTCTCTGGCTGTACTTTTCATGGTTGGACTTTGTATTTGAAGCACTGATGTACTTAATGGGCAATAAAGCTGCTTTGATTTGGTTTCCTCAGTCCTCTTCCAATTATTATCTCTTCTAGATCCTATTTTGCCCTTATCTTTCTTCCTAGCCTCTTTGTTTGTGCTCCCTGCACCCCAATAAAGCAGGAGAGAGGCTTGAGGACAGATGGGGAGTCTAGAAAGTTGAAGAAAGGAGGATGCAAGGAGAAAGCCTTGCAGCTTCTGTGGCcactctgctgctgtgtgtgtttgtgtgtgtgtgtgtgtgtgtgtgtgtgtgtgtgtgtgtgtgtgtctgtctgtctccatcTGTGCCTGACGTTCAGCTCTAGGGTTTTCCCCACAACACTTCAGGGCTGAGCTCAGCTACACAAAGGGGCTGGGTGTGAAGCCGGGGGTACTATCTCTAATCCTGTTGTAGATCCCATCATGTCTGTGGGCTAgatgtgtgtgtttgggaggaAGGGATTGTTAGGCAGTATTTGTTTGTAAAGCCACTTGCTCTTCAGATAATACTTGCACTAACTTCTATTGATGAAGCAGTGTGAGCCCCAGCAAAGTCCTTTCCCAAAGTGTCTTTGAAGCCAAGAGCCCATTGaagggaagaaaggcagggagaggggattAGTTTGTTCAGCAGCTGTGAATTTCAGTGGGAGGTTGATGAACTCCGAAGTCTTTGTTTAAATTAAAGGGGGGGAGAAAAAAGCCGCTGCTGGAGcgagagccccacttggggcccTGAACTAACACAAGGAGAAGTCTGAGCTGCAGGGAGCTGTGTACTGACTGCGAAGACTTTTCCCAAACACTTTCGGGGAAAGGTGTTGTGAGAAGAGAAGGGGCGGAGTGGGGGGATTAGCATGTGAAATGAAGTTTTCATTGACTCCAGTGGGGGTAGAAGGCTATTTTAATGGcattttgttctcttattttctcttcttgagcTCTTTAGAGATATTGTTTTGCTAAGGCAGGctttcttcccccttctttccAGTCTGCGGATTGCCTCTATGGGAGCCAACATAAATATTTCTCCTCCAGGAATGCGGgttaattaaaaggaaatgaatgagtgGAAGCATCCAATCCAGACCCACAATAGGAGGGTGCCctggcctgccctcccctcccaccaccgcCAGCACCACCAGGGCTGAGCGCGACCCTGGCTCTGTCTTTGCCCTAACCTGCTGCTAAGGCCAGTTGAGGCTGAGATTCTTTTCAAGGAAAGAAAGCCCTGCCTGTGTGTAGGCTCACAGGCCAGGGACAGGAAGGACAGTGTTTtgcgcccctcctcccccacccagtgTCCTTGTCACTTCTCAGgatctccttctgcttctctctggtgGAGATAGATGGGCCTTAAAGAGGACACAAGAGGAGGGAAGGGACCAGGGTTCCAGTATGTACCCCATGGTAACTTACTAGTTGGCTGAACAAAGACAGACATCTTTTTTAGCATCACTTTTAGTCTGTAAAACAAAAGGTTTGTCTAGCTGACCTCCAAAGTGTCCTCCCAAGCAACTGTTCTGGAGTTGTCCATGTTTGCAAAGGGGAACACAGCCCTGGTGATTGAGTATAAGAGAGAACCTAAACTCCATGAATGCAGGGAGGTTGTTGTGTTGTTCACCACTCTATTTGCCCaccagtgtttgttgaatgaccaaatgaatgaatggataatacaagagaggaaaaaaagcaatacaGATCTAAGGCAGCtcaataaagttttctttatagAACTCAGATGAATCTGGTATCAATCATATCCATTTGGGAATACAGAACAACAACCTATGAAAGAACTTTCTGGCAGCATGACAGGTTTCAAGTACTGACCTGGAATGATCAAATATGAAGCACAATAGTATTCCTACTTTTATGCTGAGAGACCTCTTGGAGAATGCAATTTTCCTTTACAACTctgtacttttatattttctagctgTCTTGCCAGATTTTCTTACTGAACACTATCAAGTAATTCTGCCAAGTGGGACAGCCAGGTTAGTATATGCTGCTGCTTGATTAGGGAAGAAGGACACATTGGGAGATTCAAAAGGCCCAGATCAAAGCTGAGGGATGGAGCAAAAAAGGCCTTTTGCTGATAGAACTGGAAATGAAGCACCAAAAGACCCTGAAGGGAAGTGTGTCCCCTGTGAGGAAGGGCAAGCAACCTCTCTCCTCAGTAAGTGTTAGCCGACCAGAGGATGTGTAGGGATGAGGCCAGGGGTTTGGGGTCTGACCCAGCCACTGTCCCAATCTGGAATAAAAGGAGTCTTTCCATTCTCATGGGTCAGCCCCTAAAgcctcagcctcccctccccccacctacTTAGAGCCAcatctctgtgttctctctaCTCTGGAAGGTAGGATGAGGTGGTCTGGCATCTGAGCAGTTCTCCTAAAGAGTAGTTCTGTGTCCAGAGCCATGACCAGCTTAGGAGAAGGGAGATGGCTGGGAAGCTCCTTGGCTACAGAGAGTCTGTCAGGGATTGACTCTTCCCTTTCCAGAGCCCTCTTTAAGAAGCAAGTCCCTGCTATACTGCTTCTGTCTCAAGCACCACAAGCAGTGAGTCTTAGCTACTGAGTGAATGTATTGGTGTAAGATTTACGTAGATGATTCATTAATTGTTGGCAGATTAGCCTCAGTCAGGCCAGCATAACTACTTAGGCCTTGGGGGGAGTAAGGCATGTTCTGGCaaggtgggagggaagagagggccTAGACGTATCTTCTACCCACCCTCCCTTACGTCCCCAAGAATAAGTTCAATACCTAGAAAATAAGGCACATACCACAGTGCCAGTAATAAATTAAAGTTCAAGGTGCTGAGCTTCCATTTGGAAAGTTTCATTGCAGGAAGTTTACCTATTGAAGAAAAGTATCCAATGCCCTGAATCCTGCCTATTTGAGATCCAGTTTTGTGAAAAGGAAGGGTCCCAGCTTCTCCTTCCTTATGACCTGCTTTTAGAGGTGCAAACTGGGGTCTGAATGGGAAATTGGCTTTATTTAGCTCAGTCTTGGCTCAGAGGAACAAGGATCCtttggggcaggaggagaggtaAAGTTGGTTGCTAGGAAGAAATAGGTTTTGAGCAAGAAGTTTCCTTTAAGGGATAGAAAATGACTGGTAATCTGCCCTTACATAGTTCCTAGACATTATGGGTATGTCTGGAGCTCTTCGGGTGATTGTCTAGGAAGATCACTGCCTGACTGGTGAAGTCCACTGAAGACATAGTATCACGAGCAAGTGGGCCCTCTAGGGTTCCCACTTCTTCCATCTTCAGGCCCTGCCTTTAGGAAATAGTCCCCAAAGACGTGCTTTTTCCTGGGTCAGTTTTGTCACAGTTTTTCTTCAGGAAAAgggaacaagagaaaaagcattaGATTGCTGGAGTGTCTGCCAACAGTTAGCAGGGAGCTAACAGAAGCATGGGAGGAGCTCTGCAGAAAAAAGATGTGGCTATGGTAGAGACATGGCAGCAGaaaaatgggggaggggtgcaggaaattgtaaaaaaagagaaaagcatggcTTTACCCTGACCCTGCATATCCAGGAAGTGTTTTTCTGGTTTCCTAAGGCTCCAGAGGCTAGGTCAGGCATTAGGGCAGctaggaaggggaagaaggatgCCTGTTCTCATCCTAGTCCAAGGAAGATCAATAGCTCAAAATCTCGGGACTGGGAGTCCTCAGACCTAAGTGTGGACTATGAGGATGACTCAGATGGAGTTTGAGGAGATCTCAGAGGAATTGGGGGGAAGAGTTGGAAAGTGGAGAGCTCTGGAGAGATTGCAGCGTCTctctttcttgggatccctgggcagggcagggtAGGGGCGTGGGGCGCATTCCCTAGGTGCCTCTATTACTGGGGTCTCTAAAAGAAGCCAAGGACAAatgagggagaggtggggagaaaggagaCCCTCAGGATTTTCTCCCGGGCTTGTGCGCTGCGCCCCCCCGCGGCCGCTCAGCGCGGCTGCAGAAGTACTTGGTAACCCGCCGGCGGCACTGCTCGCAGCGGACGGCGCAGCACCAGTGGAACTTGCAGTTGCAGCTGGACACGGTCTCGGCCCGGCGCTCCTCCACCGCCAGCCCGCAGTCCCCGCAGAGCCGGCGGCAGCTGCGGCGCTCCCAGCGGCCCAGGGCCCGCCCACGCCGCAGGCACTCTCGGCCTTCAGTACCCAGCAGTCCTAGCGTTTTGTTCTCCAGGCAGTAGTCCGGGGAGTCCTCCAAGTGCACCAGCTCCCGCGTGGAGATGGAGCGGAAGGTGTCGGCGATGGCACCCCGGCCGGCAGCACTGTTGCCAGCGCCCTGCAGCAGGTCCACCTTGAGAGCTGCGTGGTACTTCTCCTTCAGGTGTGCGCCCACCTCGCGGAACTCAGGCAGCTGCAGCCAGCAGGTCTGCGTGGTGCAGCTGCCAGACACACCGTGGCACTTACACGTGCGTTTCATGGTGCCCTTCACCGCCTGGGGAGAGAGCCAGGAGTGAGCTGGCCAGGGACTAAGTGGTGGGGAGTCGGCCTCTGGGGGATTGTGAGGCGTCTAGCTAGTCCATATGGCTCACGGGCTTTGTCCCTCGCTTTTCCAATCTGTTAAATGAACTGAAGAGCTGTCCACACCTAGGGCTGGTAGAGGACGGAGCCAGCTGCCTAACCCCAAGGACTACAAGACTCACCTTGCGGCCAGCCTCATTGTTGTGCAGGTTCATGGCTGCCCGGGCATCCTGTCCTGTCTCTAGGGCATCGACGAACTGCTTGGATATTGCTTCTCCGAAGCCCACGTTGTCACTACAGCCTCCCCACAGCCAGCCTTGGCCACCTGAGATGAGTGCAAGGAGGAAAGGTCTTTGAACAGGCGAGCTTGGGCTCCTGGGCTACTGTTTCTAATTGAGTTTGGCCTTGGGCAAGTGCCCTGTCTCCAGATCAGTTTCAGCTTAGATTTGTTTGGGCCACTTTTGCACTTCCACTTCCAGCCTCAGCCAATCCCCTGCTCAGGACTCCACGAGGTTAGTAGTGCAGAGCTGCCAGTGCCATGCCCCTGTTGCTGGCCTTTGAGCAGAGTGTGTATATGCCTGATCAGCGATTGATGTCCACAAAATGGcaggaaaacagaagggaaagTGCCAGCattgaggaggagagagaggcacaatGGAAATAATATTAACAAACAAATTGGAAATTGAGCTGGAGGACAGAGAGGATTCGAGAGGACAGTGGAGGTAAGGAGTGGGAAGGAAACAGGGACAGGCAATATGGAATAATACTCTATTTTGAGAGAGTAACAGAATTGAAGCCACAGGGTGTTGTTCCTTTATCGTGTTTAAAGTAAGGAAACCACTCAATTGGGAGAGGAGGGCCCCAAGCTACACTGAGCCTAGTTTGTCACTCTAGGGTTTTGGCTTAAACTGGTTGGCCTTGATTTTCTTCAGATTTAGAAGAATACAACTCTTCTTCACCCCATCAAACTACTCCCAAACTTTTCATGCATAGTGAACTTTGCTGGCCTGGCCTGGCAACCCACAGTACCACTACTCACCCAGCTGCCCATTGCGGGAGTCGTCACAGCCACAGTTGTCAAAGTCTCCAAGGCTGCAGTTCCTAGTCAGAGTGTACATGACCCCAGCAGAACTGATGGCGTGTACAAACGCTGTCTCCCGATTAGCTGGCAGGAACCAAAGATGGGTGAGTTAGAGGGAGGGGTTGCAACTCAAAGAAGTACTAGTCATGCTATCTGCCTTTAATGCCATCATTATGTTCTCCATCTCTGGCTCCATCCTGTTTCCCCACCCTTATAATATACCTTACTTGCTTCCATGGTCTGTTCCAGCCTTGGTCTCAGTGCTATGCTTCTCCCCTCCCATCTTTTCAGGTCACACATTGACTAGGTGGCTTGATTATTGTTGACATACATGGTTGTAAAGGACTTAGGTGGTGAAGAGCCAGAGGAAGAAATGGGGAAGGAGATGAATCTGAAGGGCAGGTTGTAAAGAacccatgtttcttttttcttaaaatactaaaGCCTGAGAGGCACGTGCCAGCTAATCCTGAAAAGAACTTCTGATTGGCAGCTATTTCATTTAGTGGCATGGCCACTCTTTATCTTCTTGGGAATCTGGTGTCCAAGTCAGTCCCCATTCATCCTGTACCTCTCCGCTGAGCTGCTGAAGGGAGGGCTAAGAGGCTTGAAGAATTAATACCCCCACCTACCTCCTGATGCTTTTTATATTGTGAGGAAGCCTTTAGCCAACTGGGAGGCCAAGGATGGCTTAAGGTTGGGGATGAGGCAAGGTCCATTCATTGAGCAATGAGGgttttgggaagaaagaaaaaaaaagctttataagTAGGAAGGAGGTGatggagaagggacagagaagaTCCCAGAGACAAGATCACCTGAGAGTAGAGACCAGGTGAGGACTAGAATATGGATATAGAAGCAGCAGGGGGCCATCCCTGAAGAGTTGGGCTCTAACCTGTGGCCAGGGGGTCCAGGGAACTTTGGCCAAGGCTTTCCTTACCACTGCGAAGGCCGCCATGGCTGGACAGCTGCAGGGCTCTCTCAGGGCAGTTCCATCGGTCCCAGGCAAACTGATATTTGCATTCTTCAATACCACTCTGGGCACCAGCTGCCACACTGCTGGAATAGATCAGGTAAGCCTACAGAAACACAGGGGTCAAAATTCAGACTCCCAGCTGAACTTGGGAGGCATTTGCCCCGAAGTGGCCAAGCATCTCTTTTCATGCCCACTCTCCCCTCCTAAAATAATGACGGAGTAAGCACTCTAAATATGCTGTCCCATTTAACATCACAAATAACCTCGTGAAATAGGTACCATTTTTATAGATTAGGAGCCTGAAGCTTACAGAGGTGAAGTAAAGCAGTTTGCTCAAGGTCCCAGAGCTAGCAGATGATAACCGTAGGAATGAAATTCAGTGTTGCCAGACTCTAGACCTCACTAGCCTTTATTCACTATACTATTCTACCTTTCCAAAATGAGACCAAATCCATACTTCATGGATTTTCAGCTGTTCTCATCCCATTACtgtcttaaaaaagaacattttgagaCTGGAACTGTCCTTCGGGATCATGGAATACAATTCcagcattttaaagatggaaaacTGTGTCCTGCCATTGCACTGAGAAGGATGTATGGCTGCAACCTGACACCAGGAAAGGCTTCTGACTTTTCTGGCTCTGGAAATTCTGTCCATAAGTTCAGAATCAGTACTCCTGAGTTCTTGCCTTGGCCCTGACACTAGTTTGCTGTGTTCTTTTGGGTGCATCTCTAACCCTCTCTCTGCACGGTTTTTTATTCTGTAATATACACAGCTAATAAAAAATGTggatataatgaaaagaaattgatATGTATAGTCTTCAGTCAAGAAGCTAAAGTtagtgaaattcaaataaatcaaaggattttttttcttacctttggaCCAGTCATCAGGAAATTGTTCACTGACCTAGAAGAGAAAAACCACAGATCATAATGGGGATATACCAACTCATTTCTGTTGCCAAGCATTATAAGTATTACCTCAGTAAACATAATTgataggaagaaatgaaaatggtctTGCCAAGGAAAAATGGTGCATAAAGAATCTATTAAAGATGATTTATCTAATAGTATATGTACAAAAGGAGCTAACattgggtgcctaggtggctcagtgggtctgACTTCATCTCagttcagatcttgatctcagggttgtgagttcaagccctgcatcggtcTCCAACctgggaatggagcctacttttaaaaaaaaaaaggagctaacattatgttttcttttgatttttaaaatttcaaataccaAAAATGTCAGGAGTAATATTTGATCATTACTTTGCCATGGGTTGGGAAAAGAGAGCAGTAACTCACTAGTTTGTACCAGACACTTTACTGTGAGGATTTTACATGTTGATCTTATTAAATTCTTAGTGTCTTGgccattattcctattttttaagtAGGGAATTGGAGactcaaaaaaagtaaatatattgttCCAGCTCACCCAGCTAATAAGTGATTAAAGTGGGATTGAATCCAAGTCCATCTGGCTCTATAGGACTCTTAGAAGGATAGTTCTCTAATCAGAAAGAGGTAAACAGAATGTCTTTCTAGGAACTGATAattaaattccaaaaataatctgactctggaaaatagtttatttcagttctgaaagaaatggacttGCCATTCAAGTTAGCATTTCTGAATAaggataaatgaagaaatgaagatttaTCCTTATTCAGGAACTTGTATATGGATGCTTATAACAATGCATTCATTATATACCCCCAAACTGGAAACTCCTCAAATATCTTTCCAAGGGTAGGTGGATGAAataactgtggtacatccatgcCACGGAGCATTACTCAGTGATACATTCAATAACTTGGATGAACCTCAAGGAAATTATACAGAGTGATCACAGCCAATTTAAAAAGGATACATACTTTGGAGTGActggtcagttaagcgtccgacttgattttggttcaggtcatgatctccgggtcgtgagatcaaacccagtgtagggcttcccactgggtgtggagcctgcttggggttctctctctccctcttcccctccccccactcatgctctctcccttttGTCTCTAAAAAAAGGATAcatatttcatgattttattcatgtaaCAATTTTGAAATACATAATTATAGAGCTGGAGAatagatgagtggttgccaggggttagggacAGGGGATGGGTGTAGCTATAATGGGATAATGCCAGAGAGTCTTGCTCTGGCTCATAAAAGCAATCTTTATGTTAGGCATAATTTGCAAAGACTTTTGAACCTTACCAGGCCAGATGGAGGCTAGTTCCCTTCAAGAGGATAGAATGTCAGGAGAgaaaatagcaacaaaacaaaaa
This portion of the Vulpes lagopus strain Blue_001 chromosome 2, ASM1834538v1, whole genome shotgun sequence genome encodes:
- the WNT8B gene encoding protein Wnt-8b, whose translation is MIWMPKQKTWPYGSKLGALRGPQHCDWGDSSSLVDRRDTNSEMCEQEASVPYLLHHRSFKRRIMLLTKPSVCIFLFTCILRLGYTWSVNNFLMTGPKAYLIYSSSVAAGAQSGIEECKYQFAWDRWNCPERALQLSSHGGLRSANRETAFVHAISSAGVMYTLTRNCSLGDFDNCGCDDSRNGQLGGQGWLWGGCSDNVGFGEAISKQFVDALETGQDARAAMNLHNNEAGRKAVKGTMKRTCKCHGVSGSCTTQTCWLQLPEFREVGAHLKEKYHAALKVDLLQGAGNSAAGRGAIADTFRSISTRELVHLEDSPDYCLENKTLGLLGTEGRECLRRGRALGRWERRSCRRLCGDCGLAVEERRAETVSSCNCKFHWCCAVRCEQCRRRVTKYFCSRAERPRGGAAHKPGRKS